A stretch of the Harpia harpyja isolate bHarHar1 chromosome 5, bHarHar1 primary haplotype, whole genome shotgun sequence genome encodes the following:
- the SPATA48 gene encoding LOW QUALITY PROTEIN: spermatogenesis-associated protein 48 (The sequence of the model RefSeq protein was modified relative to this genomic sequence to represent the inferred CDS: substituted 3 bases at 3 genomic stop codons): MTVLSHGAERQASAFKKSALSVEPVHKMDCQQHQSPLKKMRMPVVRGPENRRGFASFEEKNSNSFLKFNPFTPPVGPNYTLLPQWDNVPLVNPCSGFVSPGADADLQPNVGRAIESLLDYSGVKPHQWVPITGKRCQPAHRRQMIFLEKTSQDRRXNSRAVSAASVRARLRGWRTPVKVAPDLPDQNHIFAFCMDPNLKESSDPSARWREEKAGYYFCKXKAYEEVPWDNMLASKIQPPESTVEVLADPVSQSFAKRRYNPEPEIRQDSERFLVVGAFWDRFQTRSFTSPQRPVDFVSXSSRTCHSPLYIGCVGAVNFEDINNADVDLIPLNNVQTSKPCYTNTAHTPNIPGYTGKVHWSATHPANSNLPSTTPSIIAQMHGTASEKYPEKA, encoded by the exons ATGACTGTGCTTTCCCATGGAGCTGAAAGGCAGGCAAGTGCCTTTAAAAAGTCCGCCTTGTCAGTTGAACCGGTTCACAAGATGGATTGCCAACAGCATCAAAGTCCGTTAAAGAAGATGCGCATGCCTGTTGTGAGAGGTCCTGAGAACAGACGTGGCTTTGCCAGCTTTGAAGAGAAAAACAGTAATTCTTTCCTTAAATTCAATCCATTCACCCCTCCAGTAGGGCCGAATTACACTTTACTCCCACAGTGGGATAACGTGCCTTTAGTAAATCCCTGCTCAGGTTTTGTGAGTCCAGGAGCAGATGCTGACCTGCAGCCCAATGTTGGAAGAGCTATTGAATCCCTGCTAGACTACAGTGGTGTGAAACCTCACCAGTGGGTCCCCATCACAGGAAAGAGATGCCAGCCTGCCCACAGGAGGCAGATGATCTTCCTGGAGAAAACTAGCCAGGACAGAAGGTAGAACTCCAGGGCTGTTTCAGCTGCTTCTGTCAGGGCACGACTCAGAG GTTGGAGAACTCCAGTGAAAGTTGCTCCTGATCTACCTGACCAAAACCATATCTTTGCATTTTGTATGGATCCCAATCTCAAG GAATCAAGTGATCCTTCTGCAaggtggagagaagaaaaagcaggataCTATTTCTGCAAGTGAAA AGCTTATGAAGAAGTTCCCTGGGATAATATGTTAGCTTCCAAAATCCAGCCTCCAGAATCGACAGTGGAAGTGTTGGCTGATCCTGTTTCCCAGAGTTTTGCAAAAAGGAGATACAATCCTGAACCTGAAATAAGGCAAGACAGTGAACGATTTCTT GTTGTTGGAGCCTTCTGGGACAGATTTCAAACAAGGTCTTTTACCTCTCCACAGAGACCTGTTGATTT TGTAAGCTGAAGCTCTCGAACCTGTCATAGCCCTTTGTATAT TGGCTGTGTTGGTGCAGTAAATTTTGAAGACATTAACAATGCCGATGTAGACTTAATCCCACTTAACAATGTGCAAACTTCAAAGCCTTGCTACACAAACACTGCACA CACTCCAAATATCCCTGGATACACTGGCAAGGTTCATTGGTCAGCAACTCACCCGGCAAATTCTAATCTTCCATCAACAACCCCATCAATAATTGCACAAATGCATGG CACTGCCAGTGAAAAGTACCCGGAAAAGGCTTGA